The region GCATTCAAATGCTATAAGGGAAAGGAATAATAGATGACTTGCAGAAAACTCAATGAACAGGCAAAAGTGATGTAGATGAGTTTTCATGTACGTAATGTAATGTATAGGTAAACAAAACCAAGCCTACGGGACAATGAACTGAGAACTTGCAGTTCTGAACTCCGGGAAAGTTTTAGAGTCATCGGCGACAGCTTACTGAGTCGAtatgcagcagcagccaaagtCTTCAACAAAATGTTAGCCACCAACAGGAAGTATTTTGAGAGCAAGACCAAACACAGCATTTTGCCACTGTGTAAAAACTTGCCATACCCACATGTCCAGCATGCAGCTCCAGATTACGCACCTCtaacagcagagctgtggagTGGAAAACAGTATGGATGAGAGGTAACTCAAATGACCGTTGGGACTGACTATATGCCTAAGCGATAACCCAAAAGAGCTAAGACTGTTCAGTTTGAAGAGGTGAAAGCTGAGAACTGATGCACCAAATGTTAACTAAATTTTGAACACTGTGCATAAACTGAACGTGCAATTGTTTGCCAAATCTGACAGTATAAATACCAGAGGGCACTCCGGAAAACTAGTCAGAAACAgtataaaacaaatacaaggACCTGTCTTCAAACAGAAGGTAGTGACTGCTGCCATTGGGGCTGCAGAAGCAGACAGCAGAAGCAAGTTTAGAAAGGGATTAGACAACATCAGGGACAACAAGTCCataaaaagatacagaaagcACCACataaaaagatacagaaagagGTGTACTAGCACCCTGGCACAGCCAgcgaggatgctggagcctgaGGGGGACCAGGCACGAGAGCAGCTGGGCTGGCTGCATGTAGCTCTCACCGCCGCTGCTGGAGATCCAGCTGGAGCCAGCCGGACCCCTGCGATGAGCCTGGCGAGCCCACACCTGATTATCTTCTGCCTCTCAAGTGGAGACTTATGTAGTGCATGCTCTTCTCCACACACAGAGGAGTAGCTGAAGTCATTGGGAACTTCATCCCACCCGCCCAGGCCCCAAGACAGCAGCTCCCTCACACCCAAAGGCCGGATGGTTGCTCGGGATGCTCTCACAGGCGTTGTGCGTTTCCCCGTGCTTCTTTACACAGCCCGCAAGTTATTTCGTTTGGAAACCACCCTAATGCAAACAGAACTCTCTCCgggcagcacctgcagctccaCCGCGTGAGAGTGTCTGGCTACAAGAGACCGTTTCCCGCCTCTCCCGGGGCTGCTGATGCCCTACCTGAGCCACCACATGTAGCTGTGCTCGTAGGGGAAGAAGCTGTGCGGGTCATCGCAGCAGTACTTCACGTCCTGGAAGCCGCAGCAGTAGACGGCGCGGGCGTCGCCGCCGCTCCTGGGGCAGCTGAAAGCGCTCACCAGCACCTTGTCGGCGTTGAGGTAGCTGCTGCACTCGGCGCTCATCGTGCGGCGCCCGGAGCCTCCGCTCCCGCGGCACCGGGGCGGTACGGGCGGCTCCGAGCGGGCGGAGCTGCGGCAGCGAGGGGATGAGATGGGGCTGCGAGGGGATGAGATGGGGCTGCGAGGGATGAGATGGGGCGAGGAATGCGCCAGGCTGAACTGAGGCGAGAGAGGAATGAGCTGGGGCGGGCGAGGGATGCGCTGGGGCTGCGAGGGGATGAGATGGGGCGAGGGATGAGATGGGGCTACGAGGGGATGAGATGGGGCTGCGAGGGATGCGCTAGGGCTGAACTGGGGCTGGCGAGGGATGAGCTGAGGCGGGCGAGGGATGAGATGGGGCTGAACTGGGGCGGGAGAGGGATGAGCTGGGGCTGAGAGGGATGCGCTGGGGATGAGTTGGAGTGGGAGAAGGATGAGCAGGGGCTCGGATCTCCCTCAGCGCTCGGTCTCAGGTGGAGGAGAGGCTCGGGGTCCGTCTCCACCCCTAAGGTGGGGTCTCAGggcaagcaaagcaaagagggatcgccagggcagggatgggggggccTTGGTTTTCCAAGGGGTAAAAGCTCCAGACACTACTCAATGCCTCCGAGAGACCCATCCCCATTTCAGAGGGCGtttcctttcagtattttagaccacttgttaaaaaaaaaagtgagccCTGGGCAGTCATTCTGCTACCCGGAGGGAAGAGCCCCTCCTGAGGGGAAGGTGGGTGGACGCCGCTCCGGACGGCCCCTGATGTCACCTTCAGGACAGCAATGGGAAGGCGTTGTCCCCTCCAAGGACCTGGTCCCCGGCCCCGCTGAGGTCAGTCTCCTCTCTAGACTACGAGAGAGCCTGCATCGAGTGCTCTGCCACACAGGTGACCTCCTGGAGGAAAAGTTCAGGATTTAGAGAGGAGGGAAGGTGTGCACTATCAATAGAACTTGAATTAGCAAGAGCACATTTATTCAACTATcactttacattttattttcgATTCTTGCCTTAAGGTGACCTCGAGGCAAGCAGCAGCTTCCATATCTTCTTGCTAACTGTCGGGAAGGAACAAGGGTGAAGGCAGCTTAGGGGGAGCAGTGTCCTCACTGAGCTGACAGTCCTGCAGGACCCGAGCAGGACCAGGCTGGTGACAATGACATTCACCTTCAGCAGTCCCAGAGTTGAGCCCACAGTCCGTTCAGGAGACAGAACAGGTGGTAAGTTACCTACAGCACTAAAGGTCATCCCTGAGGACCAGCAAGCAATCCAGACCAGCAGGAGACTGATCACAGGTATACCTCTGGCATAGCTTAGCGACTAAGTCAGGCTGACCTCAAAAACAGGCTCAGCACTTGATGTTGTGCTACACAAAGTGAGAGAGTGAATGACAGTGATGTGGCTGGAAGAAGTGTGTGAAGGCatcagaaaggagagaaaaggaggaatcaATGAGtatttgacattaaaaaagaaaaaggccagATTATTATGAGATTTTGTGAGTGTTGTAATTTCATCACCTGTGCCGTTCAGATGAAATGAGATTATTCACATCAATAGTTTTATGATAAAATCGAGGATGAACTGAGTCAGAATACGTACaggaaaatgtatattttacaaatgtatatatttattattatatattctGTTCTTAACAAAGACCAGAAGGCAGCATTTTTACCTTCAGTTATGTCAATAGCATCACCACAGGTCAGGGTTTAATCATGACTCTTGTGATACTTGAGGTCTTTTTTAGAGACCAGTCTCCTGGTCATTTGATTCAGAGCAAATTTCCTATCAATACAGtgacttcatttttcaaagacatGGGAACTCTGTTTCTGTGATTGAGGAAAAAGTCTCTAGTGGGGGAATAGTGGGTGAATCAAAAGCCACCAGTTGTTTGGGCAGATAGTGTGTATGCATCAGCCCAACAAACATGTGACGTGGGTGAAGCAGAGCAGTGTATTCCGAATTTATCACTGAAGGATTGACAGACCCACAGACACTATAGCAGTATAGAATTATTTCTCTAATTAAGTTAGGCTCGAGCAGAAGatatacaagaaaacaaaatgaagccaGATATGGTGGTAAATGTCACGGTTTTGGAACTGATTCAAAACTTTCTGAGGCTGTCAACACTGTGTTCAAAAAGGAGACCTCATGTAAGTCCTAAAACTTTCCAGGATGTAGGAACACTTAATTCTGGTCTAATAGGTATCTTTGtcttttgaaatgtctttaCACATCTTGTTCAGTTGCCAAtagctgttttcttccaaaacctGAATTCCCTTCTtcgtttttctttctgtctctctttatTGCTCTggatttattgatttatttgtttgtttgtttgtttgcccATCTTATACATTCTCTGTCTGTGTCCATTAAGATTCTGTTCATACCAGAATTCAACAACCATGGCAAAAAGAAATTTACCCAGGAGTAGTTCAATTAATCTTTTCAACTGAATATTCTGAAATTAAGCGTTCGAGAGATGTTTAGGTATATAGGATACCCtcagttatttttgtgtttcataTTGTTATTTTATCTTTGGAGATTCTTCTCTTACTATTCAGAACTCAGATGACAATTTTCTACTCAGATTTATTAATGCACTGATTtggaacaaataaaaaaaaccttttatgtTCTGTCTTGCACAACTTTTCACTCTTATTTACAGAGTATAGGGCAGATCTGAGTTGAAGTTGGAGTGAAAGCAGATTCTTTCTCCAAACCTAATGAAGTTTATGTTCAAAGAGGGCTGAAATGTTAAGAAGTGGTAAAATCCCCTTTTTTCTATCAATCAGTAAACTCCTTTATATCACGCAATTAATTGGGACTTGCAGTGGTTCTTGGGTGATGATAGTTAGCATGCTCTGCCTTTCTAATTATTTGGAATAATTTGTGTGAAACATTAGAAATGAACTTTGAGTTATGTACCTGAGTGACTGAATTAACCATGTAATTGCTGGATTGTTGAAATAAACATTCTCTTTTCATCAGACATTCAGGAACAGGACCTGAAGTGGGAGTGGGAGGCTCTTCACAAACCAATGGATCATGTGTGTAGTTTTTTATGTCGGAAGAAAATCACATCAACTTGTTTTCCCATTCCAATAACAAAACACAGACCTCTTCTTCCAGTAAGAGCTATTGGTTTGGACCTCACTAAATAAGCTgccctctctgtctctccactACTGACGATATCCATTTAGGTTGCTACAGAGGTGAATGTAACGGTTCTCTCTGCCAAGTGAGGAGTGCGTTTCAACCTAACAATGAGTTGTTCAGctttcagagaaacaaacacaggTCAAAGACCTTTGCAGGACATGCGTCAGGGACAAATTATCCAGGTAACTAAGGAGCCGCTCTCAGAACTGTATCCAAAACAGGATTCTTCTGTTCTCTGAGTACTGAACTACTATACCATCTTTGTGAATATGAGCCTCTTCTGCAGTGAAGGTCTAGCTCTACTATGTCCGGTAAAACCTGCCAAATTTCTCAGATGCCTGCAACTCAGGCTCTTCTGCAAAACTCTAACTCACTCTTACTACTATTGGCTTCCAAGACATTGCTTTGGCAGCACTTAAAGctccttttcaaaatacttgGTGCCATGAAACTGCATCATTTGCTTTCAATTTCTTATAACTCTTTTCAAGCCTTCCTAATGAATtcataaacataaatatatgtatgcTGTACTACGCAATAATTAGCAATTCctgtaaacattaaaaataatgataatcaTCCAAACTACAATATGAAAATCGTGTTCCTCTGATTGTATACACCTTAAAGCAAAGGGGACTTGAGGAAGAAGCCAAACCTTCTGATTCAGCCATTCGGTTTGGAGACAACTCACAATGAATTGTACCTCTGCACCGATCACTACTTAAGAGCTGAGAACAAACATTCATATTAATGATTGTGGGACATGTTTCCACCAGCCAAGCTcctaagaaacagaaaattaattatgaaCTACCATTAGAGGTGTTTGGATGAGCACCAGTCCTCAGACCTACATGGAATCCTGAAAAGCATAATCTTGATAATAGCGAAACAGCTGCATAATTACCTTCAAGTGTAATCTGATGGCAAATTATGCAATTAAACAAAATTGTGGTGCCAAGATGGTGTATCTAGCCCCAATTAGGAGTAACACCTCAAAATGACATCAAGGTTAGTGTAGACATATTTTATCTCACAGTAGCAGTAGGCACTTCAGGAAGGCAGAAGACAGCCTAAGGTTCAAAACTGAGAGGGGAACAGAAGTTTAAGGGGTGAATATTTGCAGTGCAGTGAGATGCTGTCACTCAGAGGACTGAAAAAGAAGGACTGGTGCTAGGAGTATTATGAAGAAGAGAATCTGCTTTGGCACTGTGTTATTTGACTCTTTTGCATTACTGAATGACTGAAATCCACCAAGAGAATATGGTACATTTTGGGTTCTGCTCTCAATTCACTGATGTACAGCTGTAAGCAAATTGCTCTCCCAGTATGTGCTTCAGTTTAACTCTGTAAATTTGTGATAATGGTGGAGTTGTCTGACACTTGTTTgtgaaaatgtttgtgttttgagaTTCTCTCTGTGAAAGTGAGTGTAAGTGTAAAGTATCGTAATTTTTTGTCACCCTAGAGCTACCAATTTCACTAGTCATAACAACCTTTCATACATATTATTCTTTAATTGATTCACCCAGTGAATATATAGTATAGATTTTGCCTTTATACCAGCTCTTCTTTGTTTCACAGAGCTAGATAATGAAGAAGGACAAAGTAATTTTAAGCACCAGGAAGTAAGAAGAGGATTCAGCCAAAATttaaaggaagagggagaatcAGTGAAACAGAACAGGGTGAAGtaggaagatttattttaagtgcTGACACTGGTAATTTTGAGGATGGAGCTCTGATAAGTAGTTTGTACGTGTAATAGCCAGTATCTACAGCTTTTTTTGTGCCTTTATTGgtgaatatttcagaataatGTCTCTCTTAAGCAACTCATATCCTTTTACACTTAGCTGTCTATCTAGAAAAAGGATAAGATGGATGATATAGTTTCCAACAATGAAAGTAGCCTTGACTGCAGTTTGTCTTTGTGGagtggttttcatttctttttccttttcagagtgaaaaattcttttaacCCAGCTGGGCTTATTgtcttatcaatgcttatcTAAAAGGTAGGTGTTgagaggatggggccagactcaAGTAATGcccagcgacaggacaaggggcaatgggcacaaagtggaacacaggaagttaaGTTcctgaacataaggaaaaatttcattgCTGTGAGGCTGACAgagcactggaccaggctgcccagggaggttgtggagtctccttctctggagatattcataAGCCACCTGGATGTGATCCTGTGgaacctgctgtaggtgatcCTGCTTTAGCTTTGGGGTTGGATTgggtgatctccagaggtcccttcaaaccttgactgttctgtgattctatgagctTTAGGCACATTAATGGCATGCTCCTTACCAGATATAGAATGTGACACTGGCTCAATCATTtaactttgctttcatttactCTGCTggtaaaatataattatttgtaattttagaTGTATAAGTACACGTTGTAATGTAATTTTTACTTGAACAGGAGAATTCAAATTGTAAAGGATTCCAGGAAATATGTTGTTTCTGTGTGGGGGATGATTACAGGGATAATTCTGAAACTGAATTACTCAATTGCAAAGACATTAGAAATGATGGACCTATTATTTCAGGCCATTTAAGCAAGATGTCTACTAGAAATAGTACTTGTAAAAAATATAAGCTGTTTGATCTTTTCAGTATCAATTCTACAGTAATACgtgaaatagaaaattatagGTTCATGAGCTCATAATGAATTGTCATTTTTATCACAATTTGAATTTAGCCTGTCTGAAActgaagattaaagaaaaagactttaAGAAAAC is a window of Cuculus canorus isolate bCucCan1 chromosome 8, bCucCan1.pri, whole genome shotgun sequence DNA encoding:
- the SHISAL2A gene encoding protein shisa-like-2A yields the protein MSAECSSYLNADKVLVSAFSCPRSGGDARAVYCCGFQDVKYCCDDPHSFFPYEHSYMWWLSVGALAGLSIAAVVLFAFIITVCVLCYLFISTKPRSKLDTGLSLQMADTETRGGSVC